From the genome of Magnolia sinica isolate HGM2019 chromosome 12, MsV1, whole genome shotgun sequence:
tctctctctctctctctctctctctccgaatcCTCTTCCGAAAATCTCCAAAATGAGTATTCTCCAATATCCAGATGCCATTTCCTCCCCAAATGTCCAAATGTACAACAATGCCACTTTTGATGATGTTGACGCCTCTGACGAATACGCCATTAAAGCTTCTTGGGAACCTCTGCAGTACCTCTCGATCGCCGGATCTGATCCTCTCGAATCCGATTCCAGCAAGGAAAATCGGACCCCCGCCTTCTGCCGATCGCCCGTCGTGACGAAATCCCAGCCGCCCAACAAGCGGAACTCGCAGGGGAAGCCGTTGAAGCTCCTCTTTAAAGAGGGCCTCCTCAGCCCTCCTCCAACGATGACTGATTCCAAGAAGATCGACGCCGAGATTGAAGAGATCGAGAGGGAGATCGGACGGCTGTCGTCGAGATTGGAAGCGCTACGGATCGAGAAGGGGGGCAAAGATTCGAAGACGGTCGATCGGCGCCAGAGCATCGGACGGATCGTCCCAGCCAAATTCATGGAGCCGAAACAGAACTCGAAGATCGCCGCAAAGAAGATCGAAGAATCTCCGGCTACAATCCGCCGAAGAGGCGTCAGTCTCGGGCCGTCGGAGATAGCCAAGGAAGTCAGATTCCGGCAAGCCGAGCCAAAACAGAGCTCCAAGATCGCCGCAAAGAAGATCGAAGAATCTCCGGCGACAATCCGCAAGAGGGGTGTCAGTCTCGGTCCGTCAGAGATCGCCACCGCCGTCAGATTCCGGCCTGAAACCACCCCCCTTCACCAGAATCGCCGGAAATCTTGCTTCTTTAAGCTtccagagatagaagaagaaaagaacgtGAACAGAGAAAGGGGGAGGAGTCTTAGCTTAAGCCCGAAATCTCGACCGTCCGTTAAAAAGAACGCTGATCCAAGACGTGGAATCTCGACCGTCGGATCAAAGAAGCCAGTCAAGAGAGACGA
Proteins encoded in this window:
- the LOC131221884 gene encoding uncharacterized protein LOC131221884, encoding MSILQYPDAISSPNVQMYNNATFDDVDASDEYAIKASWEPLQYLSIAGSDPLESDSSKENRTPAFCRSPVVTKSQPPNKRNSQGKPLKLLFKEGLLSPPPTMTDSKKIDAEIEEIEREIGRLSSRLEALRIEKGGKDSKTVDRRQSIGRIVPAKFMEPKQNSKIAAKKIEESPATIRRRGVSLGPSEIAKEVRFRQAEPKQSSKIAAKKIEESPATIRKRGVSLGPSEIATAVRFRPETTPLHQNRRKSCFFKLPEIEEEKNVNRERGRSLSLSPKSRPSVKKNADPRRGISTVGSKKPVKRDEEKMLTYLKPKNLFNGEGENTCTSKKASKNSRVVPSRYGQIPENDKKRTTRALSSSSVRDPTRAARAKRKWEKPEEGEKGSSTEESPTSILKEMGELLPKITTVRCESLSPRDSGPAKRVADLVGRKSYFDPDDVADVAASVCTVLGFEEE